A single region of the Blastocatellia bacterium genome encodes:
- a CDS encoding amino acid adenylation domain-containing protein produces AHYLRGQGAGPEAVVGICLERGVELVVSLLGVLKAGAAYLPLDPAYPTQRLVGIAQAARLKLAIANAETARVLVTCVKDVIDLEERDAAIAAEDSTSPITSPVPQNPAYVIFTSGTTGKPKGVTIEHRQLVNYALAAVERLNLRQITRFATVSTLAADLGNTVIYGSLITGGTLHLISEDLISDGEAMGEYVDREAIECIKIVPSHLEALVGVSRKAVATRKVILGGEAVEWELVEALREAREGVEIYNHYGPTETTVGVIVGEIAADEGSREGSPRERITLGRPLANLRMSILDEAHSEVTVSVIGELHIGGAGVGRGYLNEPGLTAERFVPGNNGRAGERLYRTGDRARWRADGRIEFFGRSDGQVKLRGYRIELGEIESALIQHEAVRQCAVVVRQDEAGEKYLAAYVVGPAEAREVAATLRRYLREKLPAYMVPSRYVALEALPLTPNGKLDVRALPVPGPEGGGLATGKQTPRTATEEVLEGIWCQVLKRERVGVEDNFFEIGGHSLIATQVISRVRQAFQIELSVRRIFESPTIAGLAQEIEAAGREQQPHAPPLLRRAPHQGAMPLSFTQKGLWFFHQLEPESSYNSQVAIGFTGRLNLRALVQSLNEIMRRHETLRTIFPAIDGEPVQFIQPYDAAASFPLIDLGGLPTPQAEELAQSLLRHQSSLPFDLAKGPLARTFIVRLGESRHLLLLTMHHTVSDGWSGGVLFQELSALYSAFVAAEPSPLPELALQYADFACWQQEWLRSEAHDNDLRYWRDQLGGIPAESGFPTDRPRPAVLDSRGALEPLKLSHELSDALRDLSRRENVSMYMTLLAAFKALLHRYSGTTDIVIGSPIAGRNRAELEPLIGFFINTLVLRSDLSGDPSFSDLLKRVREVTLAAYLHQDMPFEKLVEEMEPERSLSRTPLFQVMFALQNLPARTLQLAGVTAERLLSEPATERFDLRLVMMERPRGLVGVISYNTALFESSTVRRIIRHYTRLLEAAAAAPHLKLSQLALLSESEEHQLIREWDSAAVQGRHSSALIRREEERTPETLAALFADARVYVLDRNLRPAPIGAVGEVYVGGIRFGGGHAGDAALAANHFIPDPLAGPARAWMRATGVTARYQATGAIQPVSHSGQPGQPQACMPEAQGLADCAASAAGAPVSRTGMAERRAQLASRRARLTTAKEDLLKQWLQEPR; encoded by the coding sequence CGGCCCGCGTACTGGTTACCTGTGTAAAGGACGTCATCGACCTGGAAGAGCGAGACGCGGCGATTGCTGCTGAAGATTCGACCAGCCCGATTACCTCGCCGGTGCCGCAGAATCCGGCTTACGTTATTTTCACCTCGGGCACGACGGGCAAGCCGAAGGGGGTGACGATAGAACATCGACAGTTGGTCAATTACGCGCTTGCCGCGGTCGAACGCCTGAACCTTCGACAGATCACTCGATTCGCTACCGTTAGCACGCTAGCAGCTGACCTCGGCAACACGGTCATTTATGGCTCCCTGATTACGGGCGGAACATTGCACCTGATCAGCGAAGACCTGATTAGCGACGGCGAAGCGATGGGCGAATACGTCGATAGGGAAGCGATTGAGTGCATAAAGATAGTTCCGAGCCACCTGGAAGCCCTCGTCGGCGTGAGCCGCAAAGCCGTGGCGACCAGGAAGGTCATCCTCGGAGGCGAAGCCGTGGAGTGGGAGCTGGTCGAAGCCCTCAGAGAAGCCAGAGAAGGGGTGGAGATATATAATCACTACGGGCCTACAGAGACCACTGTGGGGGTCATTGTCGGAGAAATCGCGGCGGACGAGGGCAGCCGGGAGGGATCGCCAAGAGAGCGCATCACGTTAGGCAGGCCGCTGGCGAACCTGCGGATGAGCATCCTTGACGAGGCGCACAGCGAGGTGACGGTCAGTGTCATCGGCGAGCTGCACATCGGCGGGGCGGGAGTCGGACGGGGTTACTTGAACGAGCCCGGGCTGACTGCCGAACGATTTGTGCCGGGCAACAATGGCCGGGCCGGCGAGCGGCTCTACCGGACGGGCGACCGCGCGAGATGGCGTGCCGATGGCCGAATCGAATTTTTCGGACGCTCCGACGGCCAGGTGAAGCTGCGAGGCTATCGCATCGAGCTTGGCGAGATCGAGTCGGCATTGATACAGCACGAAGCGGTGCGGCAGTGCGCCGTGGTCGTGCGCCAGGATGAGGCGGGCGAAAAGTATCTGGCTGCCTACGTCGTGGGTCCGGCCGAAGCGCGCGAGGTCGCGGCGACCTTACGCAGGTATCTGCGAGAAAAGTTGCCCGCCTACATGGTCCCGTCGAGGTATGTGGCGCTGGAGGCCCTGCCGTTGACGCCTAATGGCAAGCTGGACGTGCGAGCCTTGCCCGTCCCCGGCCCCGAAGGCGGCGGCCTTGCGACCGGCAAGCAGACCCCGCGCACGGCGACCGAGGAGGTGCTGGAAGGAATCTGGTGCCAGGTGCTGAAGCGCGAACGCGTTGGCGTCGAAGACAACTTCTTCGAAATCGGCGGCCACTCGCTGATTGCCACGCAAGTCATCTCGCGTGTGCGGCAAGCCTTTCAGATAGAGCTGTCCGTACGCCGCATATTTGAATCGCCGACGATAGCCGGGCTGGCCCAGGAGATCGAAGCCGCTGGCCGCGAACAGCAACCACATGCGCCGCCGCTGCTGCGCCGCGCTCCTCACCAGGGGGCCATGCCTCTGTCCTTCACCCAGAAAGGGCTCTGGTTTTTTCACCAACTCGAACCGGAAAGCAGCTACAACAGTCAGGTCGCCATTGGCTTCACGGGGCGACTCAACCTCCGTGCGCTGGTGCAGAGCCTGAACGAAATAATGAGGCGGCACGAGACACTGCGCACGATCTTTCCGGCCATCGACGGCGAGCCTGTACAGTTCATACAGCCCTACGACGCCGCCGCGTCGTTCCCGCTGATCGACCTTGGCGGGCTGCCCACGCCACAAGCGGAGGAGCTTGCTCAATCTCTGCTCCGACACCAATCCTCTCTGCCGTTTGATCTCGCGAAGGGGCCGCTCGCGAGAACCTTCATCGTGCGGTTAGGGGAAAGCCGGCATCTGCTGCTGCTGACCATGCACCACACCGTGTCGGACGGCTGGTCGGGAGGGGTTTTATTTCAGGAGCTGTCGGCGCTCTACTCCGCCTTCGTTGCCGCGGAACCGTCGCCGCTCCCGGAGCTGGCCCTTCAATACGCGGACTTCGCTTGCTGGCAGCAAGAATGGTTACGGAGCGAAGCGCATGACAACGACCTTCGGTACTGGCGGGATCAACTCGGGGGCATCCCGGCTGAATCGGGTTTTCCCACCGACCGGCCCCGCCCGGCCGTTCTGGATTCCCGCGGCGCACTTGAACCCCTGAAGCTCTCGCACGAATTGAGCGACGCCCTGCGCGACTTGAGTCGGCGCGAGAACGTCAGCATGTATATGACGCTGCTGGCGGCCTTCAAGGCGCTGCTGCATCGCTACAGCGGCACGACCGACATCGTCATCGGCTCGCCTATAGCCGGGCGCAACCGGGCCGAGTTGGAGCCGCTGATCGGTTTCTTCATCAACACGCTGGTGCTGCGGAGCGACCTGTCGGGCGACCCGAGTTTCAGTGACTTGTTGAAGCGGGTAAGGGAGGTGACGCTGGCGGCTTATCTGCACCAGGACATGCCATTTGAAAAGCTGGTCGAGGAGATGGAACCGGAGCGCAGCCTGAGCCGCACGCCGCTGTTCCAAGTGATGTTCGCCTTACAGAATCTGCCGGCGCGGACGCTTCAACTCGCCGGCGTTACGGCCGAGCGGCTGCTTTCCGAACCCGCCACCGAACGTTTCGACCTCAGGCTGGTCATGATGGAAAGGCCGCGGGGGTTGGTAGGGGTAATCAGTTACAACACTGCTCTCTTCGAGTCCTCGACCGTTCGACGGATCATACGCCACTACACGCGCCTGCTTGAGGCGGCCGCAGCCGCGCCGCACCTGAAGCTGTCGCAACTGGCCTTGTTGAGCGAGTCGGAAGAGCATCAACTCATAAGGGAGTGGGATTCTGCCGCCGTGCAAGGCCGACACTCAAGCGCACTCATACGGCGGGAGGAGGAACGAACGCCAGAAACGCTGGCGGCGTTGTTCGCCGACGCGCGGGTGTATGTGCTGGATCGGAACTTGCGCCCCGCGCCCATCGGCGCCGTCGGCGAGGTCTACGTCGGCGGCATCCGCTTCGGCGGCGGCCATGCGGGCGACGCGGCGTTGGCGGCGAACCACTTCATCCCCGACCCGCTGGCCGGGCCCGCTCGCGCCTGGATGCGAGCGACCGGCGTGACGGCACGGTATCAGGCGACCGGGGCCATCCAGCCAGTAAGTCATTCGGGCCAGCCTGGGCAGCCGCAAGCCTGCATGCCGGAGGCGCAGGGGCTGGCGGATTGCGCGGCCAGTGCGGCCGGCGCGCCTGTCTCTCGCACGGGCATGGCCGAGCGGCGGGCGCAACTCGCCAGCCGGCGGGCCAGGCTCACGACCGCGAAAGAAGATTTGCTTAAACAGTGGTTACAAGAGCCGCGTTGA